The genomic window TTGACACATTATAAATTAACTAATGCATTTTTCATGCAGGCTTGGCTGAGAGATACAGGTAAACAACGCGAAATAGACCAGTTGGAAAAGTTAGCTCTTACGTTAAAGTATGAGAGAGTAGCCAAAACTACTGCAATATAAATATAGGCATACCTTGCTAATGTGGCGGCTTATGTTCCAGACCACTGCCATAAAGCGAGTATCGCCTTAAAGTGAATCACAGCCGTATACATAAAAGCAGGTTTACACTATCATTTATTAAGTGCGCAATAGCACGAGGCTGAAAAAACAATGCaaaagtaaaaaaataataaaaaatgctATAATACTGTATTGCTAACCTGATGTGCACATCAATGCTGAAAATAATTGAAAAGCACTATATTAGTAAAGGGAAGTGCTATATTGGCAAGGTATGCCTGTACCAATAGAGTTATGCAAGACTTAAATTTTTAATAAAATGAATTTATTGAAATATCACAAAGCCTTCTCTGTTTGCAGTATTTTTAGGTGATATTCAAAACTGAATGGTTTCATTTTAAATGCAGATCATCtttctaatttctttattttttaaatattaccAATAAATGAAATACTAGCATAGTTTTCACTTAATTTTTGGCTTTTATTTTATGAATTCACATTAAAACTGTTTAACAGATAAATAAATGTTTGCTGTATTTTATGGTTTCATCATATGGTGATAAAAAGGCACAATTACTATTACTGGTTCATATGATTTAGATACCTAGGTGAAATGTCTTGCATGTTAATAAATGATGATTTACTCTTGCTGTCTTTAAAACTTTATTGTATCCACTTACCTAATAGTCACAAAGTTGAAGCAGTGTATGGAGAATTGTTGGAAATGCTTTACATTTCCAGTCTATCAAAATGGTTAAATTTGAGTCAATAAGGTGTGGTGAGGCTTTATACTTTGGTATATAAAAAGTTAGAATCTATTAGTTCTTTATATTAACaagttttttactttttttttctgaAGGGATTTTTACTCTATAGGAATATAGGAAATTATATAATACATTTGATTTCTGTCATTATCTTCCTTTTACCTTTTTGCCATTCGTCACGTAGATCTACATCATTAAGGCCAGGGTCTCTAATGTAGTTCTActtcatgagctcagctcagctcatataagctgtgagcagtaaatgttgtcatagatatgagagaataggtctgtgggGCAAGCgccccatataaaaaaaatcctgcccctcgcagtgcatgatgggaaaagcaaaactgtGACCCTGTAATGTTTTCTCAGATGtttttttttatggttttattagcTGTTTCTTGGTATAATTTGATAGATGGAACATATTATTGAAATAGAGAtgcttttgattggtttcatgactggaagtagcttgaaacttAGCTCAAAgtagcatattattattattattattataaaaaagaagcgctaagccgcaagggctatacagcaccaaAGTAGcataaatatttgatttttgccaatattccagagGACGGGTAAAGCCCCCTACAACCCCCAGTCTGTTTTGTGGgttttaataggtctgattcaattattgggactCTGTAACTCATGACCAATCTTTCCtggttatacatatatatttttttttttgttatccaggaatagctgtatagcccttgtggcttagcacttcattttgattataataataataatatccaggaataaagtcttctatttttgtgtgaataagaattcaaaatggaaagcaagtgtaatatacaAGAGGGTTGGCAACacaactgatgaacagaggaaatattgtTTGTGATAGAAATGTCTACATAGTTTATTATGGACTGTTTTTAAATTTTATGTGAAAGTAGCCAAATTACTAAATTCTGATCACTTTTTTTAGAGCAGCTgaaatagttgaatgggcagtttcttgtgttcaATTGGCAGAATGgaaggaatacagtggacccccgtttaacgatattttttcattccagaagtatgttcaggtgccagtactgaccgaatttgttcccataaggaatattgtgaagtagattagtccatttcagacccccaaacatacacgtacaaacgcacttacttaaatacacttacataattggtcgcattgggaggtgatcgttaagcgggggtccactgtactagcgaaatagctaaaaatttagtcaactggaacaatggagttggcctgaaagaggaatcaAGTTGGGCGATATCTCCGATGCGTAAATTGCGCCAAGACTGCTACcctaagtttttctttttcggcccaccctaccttggtgggaaatgaccagtgttaataaaaaaaataaatagtgtAGCAACCATGGTATTGTTACTTATTATGAAAACATGATATACATAAAGGTTATTCAGTACAGTAGATGCTTCATACATTGACAAGTGTAGTGTAGCAGTAATCCAATATAATGTCATTCATAAACAATCATTTGAGTACATATGAAGCATTAAAATGTAAGATACAGTAAATGAAAGTAGGAATAACATAAGCACTATTAGCGAACACTGTCAACATACTaggcccaagactcttcagtcTTCCACTAGCAAATATTACTGGTACAATGGTATTAATCTTTGAGTGTCAAATAGACAAATTTCTGCAAATAACGTGCCAGATCAGCtaagctgtgatggctatgtggaccTGCAGgtagcaaattattattataataaaaaagaagtgctaaaccacaagggttatacagctgcAGGTAGCAAAAACCTGGCTGATGAAGTGTGGCCACTAGCTGGGCTGTGGGAGTAGAAAAACCTTAAACCAGTCAAAGGTGCAAAAAGCTTTGTACACTTATGTAATCCTTTGTTTACCATCCAAAACAGCAATTTAAGACTATTCATTTTTGTTCAAAAGGAAGGCACGATTCAGTACTACTTATATTTGTTTTCAATGctataaaatgaaaaaaaaaaaaattgttaaggATGGATTAACTTAAATATTTCACATACCTTGACCCAAGTCTACATATTTAGCTCATCTGCATATATAATTTTTGAGAATTCTTTTGCTGCACATGTAATGTTTGGGTATTTAAATGAATACCCTGTTCTAAGGGCTTTCTTTGGAATTACCTTTTGTCCCTCAGTCATAATTTTACCTCGCTCTTCACTGAACAGCATATTTATAGCAAATGTCGGTAAGGGTACAACTGATGGTCTCCAAAGAGCTTTTCCAAAAGCTGTAGCAAATTCTTTGTTTGTTATAATTTGTGGAGCTACTCCATTGACTATTCCAGTGACATTTTCTGACTCGATTGCATGGATAAAAATACCAACTATATCTTCAACGTGAATCCAGGGCATAGGTTGATCTCCACTTCCCACAGGTCCCCCAAAGCCCATATAAAATGGAAATATGAGCTGCTTAATCATTCCACCCTGACGACCAAGTACCACTCCTGCAAGAATCAAGAACAGTAACTTCAGTGGTGTCAAAAATATGAAAGACTCAGCAATCAAGATGCCTAATATATTTTTCAAGCTACAGGTTAatggaaatataaatataaatacataaaaATTACTATCTAAGGGTACATATGATTACAGGTTTACAGTTTACTGTATGTGCAATTGGAAAGCCCACATAATGCTCAACTTTTCCAGATGAACTGGTTATAAAGCTATTTCAAGACTGGAGTTTTATCTGCTTTAAAATTACTGTTAATATTTTACATCATCTTCCACACTACAGGCAGAGTaacccaaagaaggaaacacatttaccatcattcattcaactgtTGTCTTTCCAAAAGTATGTTGACATCACAATTTGGATTACCCCTCTGGCTGCAACATtctcaccactccttcagagtgaaggcactatcTTTCTCACCTCTGAAATTCAAGTCCAGCTAAGTgatttccctgaataccttcataaaagttaccttgctcacactcgaacaccacatccattaaaaaaaaaaaaaaacacttgtctccattcactcctaatgaATTTGTATAAGCCTGTTGGATGTTCCAGCTCCTAAAGCTCAAAGCCTCTTTTGCCCCTCCATCCATTCCTGGAATGACTCATACCCCTCCAACCTTCCACCCCTGATTTATGCAACATCTCTCTCTCCAtgcccaaatcacctcaacaacccctcctcactcTTCTGAACTATATCCAGGGCTGAATGCTTTATTTGAATAtattattataggtagtaggttggtagacagcaaccacccacggaggtactactgtcctgccaagtgagtgtaaaacgagagcctgtaattgttttacatgatggtaggattgctggtgtcttttgtgtctcataaatatgcaagattacaggtacgtcttgctacttctacttacacttaggtcacattacacatacatgtacacgtttatttatacacattcatctgagttttctttgattttatcttaatagttcttgttcttgttacttttccttttatatccatggggaagtgaaataagaatctttcctccgtaagccatgagtgttgtaaaagtcaactaaaatgccaagaaCAATAGGCTAgtgaccccttttcctgtaaagattactaaaaagaagaaaattgtcaatgtgggatgtctgaatgtgtgtggatgttgtgcaaatgataagaaagagatgattgtggatgctatgaatgagaataagctggatgtcctggctttaagtgaaacaaagctgaaggggggtgggagagtttcagtgcagagaagtaaatgggattaggtcaggggtttcaaatagagttagagctaaagaggaagtagcaataatgttgaaggataagctatggcaggaaaagagaaagtataaatgtattaattgaaggattatgtggattaaaataaaggttgaatatgaaaagtgggttatagtaagtgtatatgcacctggagaagagagagaggttttgggaattgagtgtgtggggagttttgaaccaagtgtgagagtacttgtggttggggatttcaatgagAAAGTGGgaaaaaaatgttgtggagggagtagtaggtaaatttggggtgccaggggtaaatgaaaatggggagcctttaattgagctatgtgtcaaaagaggtttggtaataagtaatacatattttataaaaaagtggataaataaatatacaaggtatgatatagcatgtaatgaaagtagtttgttagattttatgttggtggataaaaggttgatgggtaggcttcatgatgtacatgtttatagagaggcaactgatatatcggatcattatttagttgtagctatagtTAGAATAAGAGATAGATGGGACAAaaagaaaatggcaacaagaagtaagagagaggtgaaagtgtataaactaagggaggaagaagtttgggtgagatataagcagctattggcagaaaggtgggctagtacaagaatgagtaatgggggggattgaggagggttggaatagttttaaaagtgcagtattagaatgtgaggcagaagtttgtggctataggaggatgggtgcaggaggaaagaggagtgattggtggaatgatgaagtaaagggtgtgataaaagagaaaaaagtagcttataagaggtttttacaaagcagaagtgttataagaagagtagagtatatggagagtaaaagaaaggtgaagagtggtgagagagtgtaaaagaagagcagatgatagatcgcgagaggcactgtcaagaaattttaatgaaaataagaaaaaaaatttggagagataaacaagttaagaaagcctagggaacgaatggatttgtcaattaaaaacacagtaggggagttagtagatggggagatggaggtactgggtagatggcagaaatattttgaggaacttccaAATGTCAACaatgaaagggaggcagtaatttcatgcactggccaggtaggtataccatcttttaggagtttagaagagcaggatgtgagcgtgggggaggtgcatgaggcattacgcagaatgaaagggagtaaagcagctggaactgacaggatcagtacagaaatgttaaaagcaggggaggatatagtgttggagtggttggtatttttgtttaaccctttcagggtccgtcccgtagatctacggctttacgttcagggtccaaaccgtagatctacgccatgagctcagctcactctgataaactgcgagtggtacatttgggcctagatatgagagaatacatctatgtggtatgtgtgcaccacataaaacagatcctgcagcacactgtgtataatgagagaaaaaaaaatgaaatcatgatttttcgattaaaacagcaactttgcagtgttttttcgtatgttttttatagttgtatttgcgatttcatggtctcatttgatagaatggaagacatattacagaaatagagatgattttgattggttttagcactggaaatggcttgaaactgagctcaaagtagcagaaatgttaaatttttgccgatattcaagagtaaacaaacgacctcacacgtctaatacacgtcagctggtgggtctaatatacattcacaaatatggtgatgatatttatacaattattacagtattgcataacagtaaatcttctattttttggtgtgaataaaaattcattatgtgaataaaaaatcaaaatggaatttatttgtaaagcctcaaaacataactaatgaacagaggaaatgttagtttagtgccaggaatgcctacattgttcattctggaccctattttgaaattggaatattttgaactttgtgttaaattggccaaattaacaatttccgatcactttattttgtagttgaaacagttgacttggcgatttcttgtgctcaatcgatagaatagaagtaatactagtgaaatagctaagaatttggttgattggaataatgtaattggcctaaaatgggagtcaaagtcggcaaaatcgccgattcgtaaatatcgctgacacatcaaaattcgcgagagcataatttcgtcaattttccaccaaatttcgtactttttgttttattaccttcacaaaaagattctctacgatttcataagaaaaaataacaaatttttttttttaaattcttggacactggtgcgtgactccagatttgggccttggaccctgaaagggttaataaatgtatgaaagaggggaaggtacctagggattggcaaagagcatgtataattcctttatataaaggtaagggggacaaaagagattgtaaaaattatagaggaataagtttactgggtataccaggaaaagtgtatggtagggttataactgaaagaattagaggcaagatagaatgtaggattgcggatgagcaaggaggttttagagttggtaggggatgtgtggatcaagtgaagcatatatgtgaacagtgtttagataaaggtagggaagttttcattgcatttatgggtttagaaaaggcatatgatagagtgggttttggagcaatgtggcagatgttgcaagtacagtggacccccgcataacgatattaatccgttcctgagagctcattgttatgcgaaattatcgttatgcgaatgaattttccccataagaaataatggaaatcaaattaattcatgcaagacacccaaaagtatgaaaacaaaatttttaccacatgaaatagtagtacatgcacaatatatattgtgcatgtactactctactaaatgaagaataaatgacacttacctttattgaagatgcagcaatgactgatgagactgtgtcctgggagtgccttttcctcctgagtactgtaggtcctgtttggcattttcttccagaacatgccttatcacactgtgtatgccactacgattcttaaatctctcaaaccaacctttgctggctttaaattcaccaatatgagcactagttccaggcatttttccctgttcacctgggtgttagtcgactggtgtgggttgcatcctgggagacaagattaaggaccccaatggaaataagttagacagtcttcgatgacactgacttttttgggttatcctgggtggctaaccctctggggttaattgtttcttggtattctcaataagccacaccaacaacggtgctacagcagcagcagacggtgctacagcagcagcagacagtactacagcagcagcagcagcagcagctgatggtggtacagcagcagaagcagctgatggtgctacagcagcagcagctgagtgctacagcagcagcagcagcagctgacagtgctacagcagcagcagacggtactacagcagcagcagcagctgacggtggtacagcagcagcagcagcagacggtactacagcagcagcagctgatggtggtacagcagcagcagcagcagctgacagtgctacagcagcagcagcagctgacagtgctacagcagcagcagcagcagactgtactacagcagcagcagcagcagactgtactacagcagcagcagactgtactacagcagcagcagactgtactacagcagcagcagcagctgacggtggtacagcagcagcagcagctgacggtgctacagcagcagcagcagctgacggtgctacagcagcagcagcagctgacagtgctacagcagcagcagcagcagcaattgaccatggtaccacagtatttcgataatatttctcaccctttttaccacagggttggcactagaagctttcttggggcccatggtcacttattttgcagataaaatcaccaaaaacgctgtaataatacgaaatgttccaattgtgtgcttggatgttactgcggaggctggcttgtaaacaatgccaccggcggaacatgcgaggctggctcaggcctcgcatagacgcgtctcggacaaatagcgttgagcgagttttttagtgctatgcgaggcaaaattttagttcCTGGTAAAGGTGGGatttagacagagatgtgtaatatcaccatggttgtttaatatatttatagatggggttgtaaaagaagtaaatgctagggtgttggggagaggggtaggattaaattatggttaatctaatacaaaatgggaattgacagttactttttgctgatgatactgtgcttatgggagattctaaagaaaagttgcaaaggttagtggacgagtttgggagagtgtgtaaaggtagaaagttgaaagtgaacataaaaaagagtaaggtgatgagggtatcaaatgatttagataaagaaaaattggatatcaaattggagaggaggagtatggaagaagtgaaggttttcagatatttgggagttgacgtgtcagcggatggatgtatgaaggttgaggttaaccatagaattgatgaaggaaaaaaggcgagtggtgcattaaggtatatgtggagacagaaaacattatctatggaggcaaagaagggaatgtatgaaagtatagtggtaccaacactcttatatgggtgtgaagcttgggttgtaaatgctgcagcgaggaggcggttggaggcagtggagatgtcctgtctaagggcaatgtgtggtgtaaatattatgcagagaatttggattgtggaaattaggaggtgtggagttaataaaagtactaGTCAGGGGGcttaagaggggttgttgaggtggtttggtcatttaaagagaatggatcaaagaatgacatggagagtgtataaatctgtaggggaaggaaggcggggtaggggtcgtccttgaaaatgttggagggagggggtaaaggaggtgttgtgggtgagggccttggacttccggcaagcatgcgtgagcatgttagataggagtgaatggagacgaatggtatttgggacctgacgagtttgttggagtgtgagtagtgtatttagtgaagggattcagggaatctggttatttttatatagctggacttgagtactggaaatgggaagtacaatgcctgcactttaaaggaggggtctgggatattgacagtttggagggatatgttgtgcatctttatacgtatgtacttatatgcttctaaactgttgtgttctgggcacctctgcaaaaacagtgattatatatgagtgaggtgaaagtgttgaatgatgatgaaagtattttctttttggggattttctttctttttgggtcaccctgcctcagtgggagacggccaacttgttaaaaaaaaaaaaattattattctgAAGTATACCCTTGGTGACTTCATTTTGCATTTTAATTTCTAAGCACCTAATTCTCTGtatgatattcacaccacacattgctttcAACATGGTAAGAATGTAGATcaatgtttggacagttaaggggttaatatCAGAATGGGTTGAGGCGAGTGAAAATATTATTTCCAGGTGGTTTGATGGTAAAGAGGTGAATTAACTTACTGCTGCTACCCGTAGTCCAACTCTATTGTCCGGTTTACCTTAGCCTACTGCTCCTAACCGCCAACAAATTTTTATTTAcagttatttttttaatttattaattttatacaAAACAGTTTACATAATTCATTATTGGGTCATGAACAGGAGCTTAGATTACTGTCTAGTATGGAAATGCTTCTCTAGGCTTAGGTTAAGGTATGCGGCAAATTCAAATTTTGGTTcctggaactttttttttttttttttttttttttttatctgcggTTGGCTTAATCCGCAGATGCGGAACCCATGGATATGGAAGGTTGACTGTACCATAAGAAACTTTACAATTATCGAAAGACTCTGACTGCAAACTTTTGATGTTCTACTCTTGGTTCACTATTTTGCAAAAACTATGAATTTATCAattttatgaaatgtattgtagaTGTTTACAGGAAGAATTTATTATAAATTAAAATCAGGTAATTTTTTTTACAGTTTTATAGATTATATTAATCCATATTTGTTCAATCTTTTTCCCTTATTATGACAGCAGTATAGTTTAACAGAATACAATACCTGGAATAATGTAATGAAtaaataatatacaaaatattagTTTATCAGTTAAAAACTTAGAAGCCCATACCTATTCTTATCTTGACTGTTCTTACATCAAGATGGGATGGAAGATTTGCTGCATTTTCCCAGTCATAACACAGGTGAGATAAAAAGTCAAAATCTCCACCAGGGCCATCCTCATCATATACTTCATCTTGATTTGGTGGGTAAAAACCTAAGAAGAATTTATATTTGAGAATTAAAAAGACATCACTAATAAAACAGggtttataatttttattttttaactcgTGGGCCATCTCCCAAGGAAGGGTAGCCCAAGAAAATGAAATGCATTCACAATCATTAATTCACTTGCCATTTTGCCAGAACTGTGCTTATACATATCACAAATCAGAACTATTTGACTGCATTGTCTCCacctctccagagtgcaggcactgtccttcccaccttcaggactcaagtccagctaaccagtttttcTGAACTCTTTCATAAATAATACCTTGTTCGTATATTAACAGCACATCAAGCATTagaaaccacttgtctccactcactatTAGGTAATAAGCTCACACAAGCCTACTAGATGCTCAAACCCCTGCCTTCATCATCCGAAATGActcctacctctccttccttcaaccTCACATTTAAACACCCTCTTCTCTAAagtttgctgtatagcccttgtggcttagcgctttttttttattataatataataattctcTAAAGtttaaaccacctcaacagcctctTCTCATCCCTCTGAATTACCGTATACCCTTCATGGTCCCACATCGTCTTCTAATTTCTACACATTGAATTCTCTGCGCAACATTCACACCACGCATTGCTGTCAAACATGACAACAAGGTACATATTTGACAGCTTTACCTCCATATataaacttctttctttctttctttccacagatgcctTAACACACCATCTATCTTTATGCCCCCTATCTTATCTAAGGTTCACCCTGTTATTCAAAGAATCatttgctgacatgtccactaCCAGATATCTAAACACTTCCTCCATACATATTCCTTCACTCTAACATGATATTCTATCTTCCACAAACTTTTGTATAGActttgtgcctttttattcttcataGACTTTTAGCTTTTCTCATCACTGCTATTTTTCTGgattcagttttaatttccttctgtTACATACCCTCCTAAATTCATCTAACAACCTTTGTAACTTATCTTCAGAATCTCACAAAAGAAATGCCACTGGCAAAGAGCAACCATGATGCCTCTCACTATGTATCAAATTCATCAATCCCATACCATGGTGTGAGCTTGTCAGATCAGAGTGAGTAGAGACAAGTGGTTATTACaacttgacgtgctattggagtgtgagcaaggtatatAACATTTGTGAACCAGTCAGCCTAACTCAAATTCTTGAGGTGGAAagcatagtgcctgcactctaaaggagggatgatgttgcagtgtgaagggtcatctgaactgtgatgtcagcacacttctggcaagacagtgattgaagaATGATagtgtgtttcttcttttttgggggtCACCATACCTCATTAAGAGATGGCCAGTACATATATTAAAAAACTCCCCAacactagcattcacttcttttgtaaccccatctttaaatatgCCAAACAACtattgtgacatcacacatccctgtctgaaTCCTGTTTTCAATGAGAAATAGTCCTCCtctaccctaacctgagcctcattctctgcataaaaactcttcactacttacctggagtatacctggacagggttttgggggtcaatgcccccatggcctggtctgagatcaggcctcatggtggatcaaggtctgatcagccaggctgttactgctggccacacagaaactgatgtacaaaccacagctctgctggtcagggactgactttaggtgcctgtccagtgccttcttgaagacagccaggggtctgggaggcagttgaacagtcttgaacccctgacacttattgtgttgtctctcagtgtactcatggcacccctgcttttcattggggaaatgttgcatctcctgccaagtcttttgctttcacagggagtgatttttgtgtgcaagtttggtaccaacccctctaggattttttaggtgtatattattatgta from Cherax quadricarinatus isolate ZL_2023a chromosome 13, ASM3850222v1, whole genome shotgun sequence includes these protein-coding regions:
- the LOC128688667 gene encoding epimerase family protein SDR39U1 isoform X2; translation: MTWSDLNQKGLPNSTTAVVSLAGQNVLDPTRRWTEGFKQNVWASRINTTKYLAEAIKVSNIKPKVFVTASGVGFYPPNQDEVYDEDGPGGDFDFLSHLCYDWENAANLPSHLDVRTVKIRIGVVLGRQGGMIKQLIFPFYMGFGGPVGSGDQPMPWIHVEDIVGIFIHAIESENVTGIVNGVAPQIITNKEFATAFGKALWRPSVVPLPTFAINMLFSEERGKIMTEGQKVIPKKALRTGYSFKYPNITCAAKEFSKIIYADELNM
- the LOC128688667 gene encoding epimerase family protein SDR39U1 isoform X1, whose amino-acid sequence is MAGQLGTVVIGGGTGFIGTALSHSLKRRGYDVLIVSRKPGVYRMTWSDLNQKGLPNSTTAVVSLAGQNVLDPTRRWTEGFKQNVWASRINTTKYLAEAIKVSNIKPKVFVTASGVGFYPPNQDEVYDEDGPGGDFDFLSHLCYDWENAANLPSHLDVRTVKIRIGVVLGRQGGMIKQLIFPFYMGFGGPVGSGDQPMPWIHVEDIVGIFIHAIESENVTGIVNGVAPQIITNKEFATAFGKALWRPSVVPLPTFAINMLFSEERGKIMTEGQKVIPKKALRTGYSFKYPNITCAAKEFSKIIYADELNM